The Borrelia hispanica CRI genome has a window encoding:
- the fusA gene encoding elongation factor G — translation MDYKKLRNIGISAHIDSGKTTLTERILFYCNKIHAIHEVKGKDGVGATMDSMELEKERGITIASAATHVEWKNHPINIIDTPGHVDFTIEVERSLRVLDGAILVLDSVAGVQSQSITVDRQLKRYNVPRLAFVNKCDKTGANPSNVKDQLKDKLGLNSVLMQIPIGLEDKHMGVVDLVVMKAYYFEGKDGTEIIEKEIPAELLNKAEEKRKIMLDALSDFNDELMELHMEGKNVALETIYEAIRTGTLSLKLCPVFMGSAYKNKGVQLLLDAVNKFLPSPHDIQNVALDLNANEKEIQLKTDETLPTVALAFKLEDGQYGQLTYVRIYQGVLKKGQELINSRTSKKFKVGRLIRMHANNTEDIEFGSSGDIVALFGIECASGDTFCDPSINYSMTSMYIPEPVISLSIKPKDKKSADNMAKALGRFTKEDPTFKTYVDSESKETIIQGMGELHLEVYIERMKREFKAEVETGMPQVAYRETITEKAEFNYTHKKQSGGAGQFGRVAGFMEPLDTEEQTYEFVNLIKGGVIPTEYIPSCDKGFQKAMEKGTLIGFPIVGIKITINDGQYHIVDSSDIAFQLAAIGAFREAYNKAKPTILEPIMKVTLEGPTEFQGNMFGLLNQRRGIILGSSEEGTFSKVEAEVPLSEMFGFSTVLRSSTQGKAEFSMEFLRYGKVPNATFNELCKKFNEQNNK, via the coding sequence ATGGACTACAAAAAATTGCGCAACATAGGTATTAGTGCTCATATCGACTCAGGGAAAACCACACTCACAGAACGTATTCTATTTTATTGTAACAAAATTCACGCTATTCATGAAGTTAAGGGAAAAGATGGTGTTGGAGCAACAATGGATTCAATGGAACTTGAAAAAGAACGAGGTATCACAATTGCATCAGCCGCAACTCATGTTGAATGGAAAAATCATCCAATCAATATTATTGATACTCCAGGTCACGTTGATTTCACAATTGAAGTTGAACGCTCACTTAGAGTTTTAGATGGAGCAATACTTGTTCTTGATTCCGTTGCAGGAGTCCAATCTCAATCAATTACAGTTGATAGACAATTAAAAAGATATAATGTACCACGACTTGCTTTCGTGAATAAATGTGATAAGACTGGGGCAAATCCTAGTAATGTAAAAGATCAACTTAAAGATAAACTTGGTTTAAATTCAGTTTTAATGCAAATTCCAATTGGACTTGAAGATAAGCACATGGGAGTTGTTGATCTTGTTGTGATGAAAGCCTATTACTTTGAAGGTAAAGATGGAACAGAAATTATAGAAAAAGAAATTCCTGCTGAATTGTTAAATAAAGCTGAAGAAAAGCGCAAAATAATGCTTGATGCTTTATCTGATTTTAATGATGAACTTATGGAACTACATATGGAAGGAAAAAATGTGGCTCTTGAGACAATATACGAAGCAATTAGGACAGGAACTTTATCTTTAAAACTTTGTCCAGTATTTATGGGTTCTGCATATAAAAACAAAGGAGTACAGCTTTTACTTGATGCTGTAAATAAATTTTTACCTTCGCCTCATGATATTCAAAACGTAGCACTTGACTTAAATGCAAATGAAAAAGAAATTCAACTTAAAACTGACGAAACATTACCAACTGTAGCATTAGCTTTTAAACTAGAAGACGGACAATATGGACAATTAACTTATGTCAGAATATATCAAGGAGTTTTAAAAAAAGGACAAGAATTAATAAATTCAAGAACTTCTAAAAAGTTTAAAGTTGGAAGACTCATTAGAATGCATGCCAATAATACTGAGGACATTGAATTTGGAAGCAGTGGCGATATTGTGGCTTTATTTGGGATAGAATGCGCATCAGGAGATACATTCTGTGACCCTTCTATTAATTACTCAATGACATCAATGTATATCCCAGAACCAGTAATATCTCTATCAATCAAACCCAAAGATAAAAAATCAGCTGACAATATGGCTAAAGCTCTTGGACGATTTACTAAAGAAGATCCTACATTTAAAACTTATGTAGATAGTGAATCAAAAGAAACAATAATACAAGGAATGGGTGAATTACACTTAGAAGTCTATATTGAGAGAATGAAACGAGAATTTAAAGCCGAAGTTGAAACAGGAATGCCCCAAGTAGCATATAGAGAAACTATTACAGAAAAAGCAGAATTTAATTATACTCATAAAAAACAATCAGGCGGTGCAGGGCAGTTTGGAAGAGTTGCCGGATTTATGGAACCACTTGATACAGAAGAACAAACTTACGAATTTGTCAATCTTATAAAAGGTGGAGTAATTCCAACAGAATATATTCCATCATGTGATAAAGGATTCCAAAAGGCTATGGAAAAGGGAACCTTAATTGGATTCCCAATTGTTGGAATCAAAATTACAATTAATGATGGACAATACCATATTGTTGATTCATCAGATATTGCATTTCAATTAGCAGCAATTGGAGCATTTAGAGAAGCTTATAATAAGGCAAAACCTACAATACTAGAACCAATCATGAAAGTAACTCTTGAAGGCCCAACAGAATTCCAAGGAAATATGTTTGGCCTACTCAATCAAAGAAGAGGAATAATTTTAGGGTCTTCTGAAGAAGGCACTTTCTCAAAGGTCGAAGCCGAAGTACCGTTAAGTGAAATGTTTGGATTTTCAACTGTTTTAAGATCATCTACACAAGGAAAAGCTGAGTTTTCAATGGAATTTTTAAGATATGGCAAAGTTCCAAATGCAACATTTAATGAACTATGTAAAAAATTTAACGAACAAAACAACAAATAA
- a CDS encoding Bax inhibitor-1/YccA family protein, whose protein sequence is MLELTQDKQEIKIKNKFLAHVFGLMSVGLLISAIFAYTTSENAIIRAIIFTNPMSYIAIILIQFGFVYAISGAINRISSGTATALFLMYSALTGVTLSSIFMIYTQGSIFYTFGITSLTFLAMSFYGHTTSTDLTKMGSYFMMGLWGIIIASILNMFFRSSGLNFLISILGVILFTGLTAYDVQNISKMDNMLEDGTEIKNRMAVVASLKLYLDFINLFLYLLRFLGQRRD, encoded by the coding sequence ATGCTTGAATTAACGCAAGATAAACAAGAAATAAAAATAAAAAATAAATTTTTGGCTCATGTTTTTGGATTAATGTCAGTTGGGCTTTTAATATCTGCAATATTTGCATACACAACATCTGAAAATGCAATAATTAGAGCCATAATATTTACAAATCCAATGTCATATATAGCCATAATACTTATACAATTCGGCTTTGTTTATGCAATAAGTGGTGCAATTAATAGGATATCAAGTGGGACAGCAACAGCTCTTTTTCTCATGTACTCAGCTTTAACAGGAGTAACATTATCTTCTATATTTATGATATATACTCAAGGTTCAATATTTTATACATTTGGAATTACTTCTTTAACCTTCCTTGCAATGTCATTTTATGGACACACAACAAGTACAGATCTTACAAAAATGGGTAGCTATTTTATGATGGGATTATGGGGCATCATCATCGCATCTATACTTAACATGTTCTTCAGAAGTTCAGGTCTTAATTTTTTAATCTCAATTTTAGGTGTCATTTTATTTACAGGATTAACAGCCTATGATGTTCAAAATATTTCTAAAATGGATAATATGTTAGAAGATGGTACTGAAATCAAAAATAGAATGGCAGTAGTAGCTTCTTTAAAACTTTACCTAGATTTCATAAATTTATTTTTATACTTACTAAGATTTTTGGGACAAAGAAGAGATTAA
- a CDS encoding KTSC domain-containing protein, protein MNTLTISHELSKICQVDYDSALSELSVFFKDGRAYKYFKIEPRHFNIISKLVQEKKSVGKYLTEHIFNKYDQERL, encoded by the coding sequence TTGAATACTTTAACAATATCTCATGAATTGAGTAAGATATGTCAGGTTGATTATGATTCTGCTTTGTCTGAACTTTCTGTATTTTTTAAAGACGGAAGAGCTTATAAGTATTTTAAAATTGAGCCAAGACACTTTAACATAATATCTAAACTTGTACAAGAAAAAAAATCAGTTGGGAAATATTTAACTGAACACATATTTAACAAGTATGATCAAGAAAGGCTTTAG
- a CDS encoding bactofilin family protein, with the protein MSIDTLEFEENGTQNVIKSNFNFEGYIESSKPIIIDGILKGFINSTSSIYLREKAHVEAEIKCNNFLNHGTMKGNVEALETIKIYKTGKLIGNITTKELFIEAGASFNGNCEMEEKWQNDK; encoded by the coding sequence TTGAGCATAGACACCCTAGAATTTGAAGAAAACGGCACCCAAAATGTCATAAAGAGTAATTTTAACTTTGAAGGATATATAGAAAGTAGTAAACCGATAATCATTGATGGCATACTCAAAGGATTCATAAATTCTACAAGTTCAATATATCTAAGAGAAAAAGCCCATGTGGAAGCAGAAATTAAATGTAATAATTTTCTCAATCATGGTACAATGAAAGGGAATGTAGAGGCTTTAGAGACAATCAAAATTTATAAAACTGGTAAATTAATTGGCAACATAACAACAAAAGAACTATTCATAGAAGCAGGAGCCTCATTTAACGGAAATTGTGAAATGGAGGAAAAATGGCAAAATGACAAATAA
- a CDS encoding tetratricopeptide repeat protein, which translates to MTNKHFDSKLRIILCLLLLCLTIKIQAQVKEDSLLLYRQGKFQEAIINTQNEIKNNPNNLDARVILIWSLIATGEYKKAELESIKGLEIKKHDSRIIQALGEAYFFQGQYKKALKHFQKYIGLDANGARIAKVYILTADSFYKLERYNEADFAYENALRFFPNNQNILLKLAKSRINAKNKILAKETLTKLLTLNPNHLEAKNLLQKIEKNNHNS; encoded by the coding sequence ATGACAAATAAACATTTTGACTCAAAATTAAGAATAATCCTTTGCTTGCTACTTTTATGCCTAACAATCAAAATACAAGCACAAGTAAAAGAAGATTCCCTTTTACTCTACAGGCAAGGCAAATTTCAAGAAGCAATTATAAATACTCAAAATGAAATAAAAAATAATCCAAATAATTTAGATGCAAGAGTAATACTCATATGGAGCTTAATAGCAACAGGAGAATATAAAAAAGCTGAACTAGAATCTATTAAAGGACTTGAAATAAAAAAACATGATTCAAGAATAATTCAAGCATTAGGAGAAGCTTACTTTTTTCAAGGACAATATAAAAAAGCTCTCAAACATTTTCAAAAATATATCGGGCTTGACGCCAATGGAGCTCGAATAGCTAAAGTATATATCTTAACTGCAGATTCTTTTTATAAACTTGAGAGATATAATGAAGCTGATTTTGCATATGAAAACGCTTTAAGATTTTTCCCAAACAATCAAAATATACTATTAAAACTTGCAAAGTCAAGAATTAATGCTAAGAATAAAATTCTAGCAAAAGAAACTTTAACAAAACTGTTGACATTAAATCCTAATCATTTAGAAGCAAAAAATCTACTACAAAAGATAGAAAAAAATAATCACAATTCTTGA